From a single Tachypleus tridentatus isolate NWPU-2018 chromosome 6, ASM421037v1, whole genome shotgun sequence genomic region:
- the LOC143253962 gene encoding vacuolar protein sorting-associated protein 54-like isoform X2 — protein sequence MCVYIYKSVVRVIYYVVLKLLQFTVCFSRIIQGSRFTDSLLYLPSHASFHQFKGLLSSSSKLSLHKERGSFICQYGKSGVCAFLPAEGVCSQDYIEHVIKHHLIQKGCPSDGLPNMKSDYEHHDLQKGERLSNIVNDYNKWTVHNSSQNLPAVLNDLRRSKRELDFFIKTWGDSFVEQGPIPSSPYIPEVTRKHFDTYLRRINKIKDSQT from the exons atgtgtgtgtatatatataaaagtgtagtGCGTGTTATTTATTATGTAGTACTGAAACTACTGCAATTTACTGTTTGCTTTTCAAGAATCATTCAAGGAAGCAGATTTACAGACAGCCTGCTTTATTTGCCCTCACATGCCAGCTTTCACCAATTCAAGGGACTTCTGTCATCATCTTCAAAACTGTCATTGCATAAAGAACGGGGATCATTTATCTGCCAGTATGGTAAAAGTGGAGTTTGTGCTTTTCTACCAGCTGAAGGAGTTTGTAGCCAGGATTACATCGAGCATGTCATCAAACATCATTTGATTCAAAAGG GATGCCCTAGTGATGGATTACCAAACATGAAGTCAGATTATGAGCATCATGATCTTCAGAAAGGTGAGCGTCTGTCCAATATTGTAAATGATTACAACAAATGGACTGTCCACAACAGTAGCCAGAATCTTCCAGCTGTGCTTAATGATCTTAGACGAAGCAAACGTgaattagatttttttataaagacATGGGGAGACTCTTTTGTTGAACAAGGTCCAATTCCTTCATCTCCATACATTCCAGAAGtaacaagaaaacattttgatACCTACTTGAGAAGAATTAACAAG ataaaagaCTCCCAGACATAG
- the LOC143253962 gene encoding vacuolar protein sorting-associated protein 54-like isoform X1, translating into MCVYIYKSVVRVIYYVVLKLLQFTVCFSRIIQGSRFTDSLLYLPSHASFHQFKGLLSSSSKLSLHKERGSFICQYGKSGVCAFLPAEGVCSQDYIEHVIKHHLIQKGCPSDGLPNMKSDYEHHDLQKGERLSNIVNDYNKWTVHNSSQNLPAVLNDLRRSKRELDFFIKTWGDSFVEQGPIPSSPYIPEVTRKHFDTYLRRINKRYRQHLKQTTRSSISSTE; encoded by the exons atgtgtgtgtatatatataaaagtgtagtGCGTGTTATTTATTATGTAGTACTGAAACTACTGCAATTTACTGTTTGCTTTTCAAGAATCATTCAAGGAAGCAGATTTACAGACAGCCTGCTTTATTTGCCCTCACATGCCAGCTTTCACCAATTCAAGGGACTTCTGTCATCATCTTCAAAACTGTCATTGCATAAAGAACGGGGATCATTTATCTGCCAGTATGGTAAAAGTGGAGTTTGTGCTTTTCTACCAGCTGAAGGAGTTTGTAGCCAGGATTACATCGAGCATGTCATCAAACATCATTTGATTCAAAAGG GATGCCCTAGTGATGGATTACCAAACATGAAGTCAGATTATGAGCATCATGATCTTCAGAAAGGTGAGCGTCTGTCCAATATTGTAAATGATTACAACAAATGGACTGTCCACAACAGTAGCCAGAATCTTCCAGCTGTGCTTAATGATCTTAGACGAAGCAAACGTgaattagatttttttataaagacATGGGGAGACTCTTTTGTTGAACAAGGTCCAATTCCTTCATCTCCATACATTCCAGAAGtaacaagaaaacattttgatACCTACTTGAGAAGAATTAACAAG AGATACCGTcaacatttgaaacaaacaacTAGATCTTCCATTTCAAGTACTGAATAA
- the LOC143253962 gene encoding vacuolar protein sorting-associated protein 54-like isoform X3, which translates to MYDGNTSYMHRCPSDGLPNMKSDYEHHDLQKGERLSNIVNDYNKWTVHNSSQNLPAVLNDLRRSKRELDFFIKTWGDSFVEQGPIPSSPYIPEVTRKHFDTYLRRINKRYRQHLKQTTRSSISSTE; encoded by the exons ATGTATGATGGGAACACATCTTACATGCaca GATGCCCTAGTGATGGATTACCAAACATGAAGTCAGATTATGAGCATCATGATCTTCAGAAAGGTGAGCGTCTGTCCAATATTGTAAATGATTACAACAAATGGACTGTCCACAACAGTAGCCAGAATCTTCCAGCTGTGCTTAATGATCTTAGACGAAGCAAACGTgaattagatttttttataaagacATGGGGAGACTCTTTTGTTGAACAAGGTCCAATTCCTTCATCTCCATACATTCCAGAAGtaacaagaaaacattttgatACCTACTTGAGAAGAATTAACAAG AGATACCGTcaacatttgaaacaaacaacTAGATCTTCCATTTCAAGTACTGAATAA